In Zea mays cultivar B73 chromosome 7, Zm-B73-REFERENCE-NAM-5.0, whole genome shotgun sequence, the following proteins share a genomic window:
- the LOC103632344 gene encoding kinesin-like protein KIN-4A isoform X1, protein MTMEHGEDCCVKVAVHARPLIGDEKLQGCKDCVAVVPGKPQVQIGSHSFTFDHVYGSTGTPSAAMFDECVAPLVDGLFQGYNATVLAYGQTGSGKTYTMGTACKEGSHIGIIPRAMAALFDKIENLKTQVEFQLRVSFIEILKEEVRDLLDPTAGTVGKAENGNGHAKLSVPGKPPVQIREASNGVITLAGSTEVHVTTQKEMAACLEQGSLSRATGSTNMNNQSSRSHAIFTITLEQMRKIDPIMTADGMPIEEMNEDYLCAKLHLVDLAGSERAKRTGSDGLRFKEGVHINRGLLALGNVISALGDEKKRKEGAHVPYRDSKLTRLLQDSLGGNSKTVMIACISPADINAEETLNTLKYANRARNIQNKPIVNRNPIADEMKRMRQQIEYLQAELVSARGGATSDDVQGLRERISWLEQTNEDLCRELYDSRNRSQNDPCEPEIQRTLNGFTKSEGLKRSLQSTDPFDVPMADSVRGNPKDIEDEVAKEWEHTMLQDSMGKELNELNRQLERKESEMKMYGCDTVALKQHFGKKLMELEEEKKAVQQERDRLLAEVESLSADGQTHKLRDAQLQKLKSLEAQILDLKKKHENQIQILKEKQKSDEAAKKLQEEIHFIKAQKVQLQHKIKQEAEQFRQWKATREKELLQLRKEGRRNEYERHKLQALNQRQKLVLQRKTEEAAMATKRLKEILEARKSSARDSSAGSNGTSQGYNMGERSLQKWFDQELEVMVHVHEVRNEYEKQSQLRAALGEELAILKQEDIRAGGSSPQRGKNGNSRTNTLSPNARQARIASLESMVTISSNTLVAMASQLSEAEERERAFSGRSRWNQLRSMGEAKSLLQYVFNVAADARCQVKEKEVEIKEMKEQMTELVGILRHSESRRREMEKQLKQREQTTPMATTPPKSGNGTTKHSADDPNTPLSPVAVPAQKQLKYSAGIVNSPSKGVAAIKKEQLKMVPIAQLSAGKRVSIAGHSGKLWRWKRSHHQWLMQFKWKWQKPWKLSEVIRHSDETITRIRPRPPLLPHKPHN, encoded by the exons GTTCAGATCGGCAGCCactccttcaccttcgaccatgtCTACGGCAGCACAGGCACGCCGTCGGCGGCCATGTTCGACGAGTGCGTGGCGCCGCTGGTCGACGGCCTCTTCCAGGGCTACAACGCTACGGTGCTGGCATACGGCCAG ACCGGATCAGGGAAGACGTACACCATGGGCACTGCCTGCAAGGAGGGGTCGCATATCGGGATCATCCCACGAGCCATGGCTGCGCTGTTTGACAAAATTGAGAACCTGAAAACCCAAGTGGAGTTCCAGTTACGAGTATCGTTCATCGAG ATTCTGAAAGAAGAGGTGAGGGATCTACTTGACCCCACTGCTGGTACCGTGGGCAAAGCAGAGAATGGCAATGGCCACGCAAAACTGTCTGTGCCAGGGAAACCCCCTGTGCAGATCCGAGAGGCGTCGAATGGAGTCATAACGCTAGCTGGATCCACTGAGGTGCATGTCACCACTCAGAAGGAAATGGCCGCATGCCTCGAACAAGGTTCCCTCAGTCGCGCAACTGGAAGTACCAACATGAACAACCAGTCAAG TCGTTCCCATGCCATCTTCACAATCACATTGGAGCAGATGCGCAAAATAGACCCCATCATGACTGCAGATGGAATGCCTATTGAAGAGATGAATGAAGACTATCTCTGTGCCAAACTACACTTAGTAGATCTTGCTGGATCAGAACGGGCTAAGAGAACTGGTTCAGATGGCCTGCGCTTCAAGGAAG GTGTTCACATCAACCGAGGACTTCTCGCTCTCGGCAATGTCATAAGTGCTCTTGGAGatgagaaaaaaagaaaagaaggtgCTCACGTTCCTTATCGGGACAGCAAGCTCACCCGTCTTTTGCAG GACTCCCTAGGTGGAAATAGTAAGACTGTCATGATAG CTTGCATAAGTCCAGCAGATATTAATGCTGAAGAGACATTAAACACTTTGAAATATGCTAACCGGGCACGTAATATCCAAAACAAGCCGATT GTCAATAGAAATCCTATCGCTGATGAGATGAAAAGAATGCGCCAGCAGATTGAATACTTGCAGGCAGAGCTTGTTTCGGCTCGAGGAGGAGCCACATCAGATGATGTTCAG GGTCTCAGAGAGAGGATTTCATGGCTTGAACAAACGAATGAAGACCTCTGCAGGGAACTATATGATAGTCGCAACCGGTCTCAAAATGATCCATGTGAACCTGAAATACAA AGGACTTTAAACGGCTTTACCAAAAGCGAAGGGCTCAAAAGAAGCTTGCAAAGTACAGATCCATTTGATGTTCCAATGGCTGACTCAGTAAGAG GCAACCCTAAGGATATTGAAGATGAAGTAGCTAAAGAATGGGAACACACAATGCTGCAGGATAGCATGGGCAAGGAGTTGAATGAATTAAATCGACAACTTGAGCGAAAAGAG TCTGAGATGAAAATGTATGGATGTGATACTGTTGCACTTAAGCAGCACTTCGGAAAGAAACTTATGGAGcttgaagaagagaaaaaagCAGTACAG CAAGAGAGGGATAGATTGTTGGCTGAAGTTGAAAGCCTAAGTGCTGATGGCCAAACACATAAACTCCGAGATGCGCAGCTGCAGAAACTAAAATCCCTTGAAGCCCAG ATTCTAGACCTAAAGAAAAAGCACGAGAACCAAATTCAGATTTTGAAGGAAAAGCAGAAGAGTGATGAAGCTGCTAAGAAACTGCAAGAAGAAATTCATTTTATAAAAGCGCAAAAG GTTCAACTACAACACAAAATTAAACAGGAAGCAGAACAGTTCAGGCAATGGAAAGCTACCCGCGAGAAGGAACTTCTTCAG TTACGCAAGGAGGGACGGAGAAATGAGTATGAACGCCACAAGCTTCAGGCACTTAATCAGCGGCAGAAATTG GTTTTGCAAAGGAAGACCGAAGAGGCTGCTATGGCTACAAAAAGGCTGAAAGAGATATTAGAAGCTAGGAAATCTTCCGCCCGTGACAGTTCCG CTGGCAGCAATGGTACATCTCAAGGCTATAAT ATGGGTGAGAGATCGCTGCAAAAATGGTTTGATCAAGAGCTTGAAGTTATGGTGCATGTGCATGAAGTCCGAAATGAGTACGAAAAACAAAGCCAACT GCGTGCTGCGCTTGGTGAGGAGCTTGCCATTTTGAAACAAGAAGATATACGGGCTGGTGGATCTAGTCCCCAAAGAGGGAAGAATGGAAACTCTAG GACAAATACCTTGTCACCAAATGCAAGACAAGCTAGGATAGCATCACTTGAGAGCATGGTGACAATCTCTTCAAACACTCTTGTTGCAATGGCTTCTCAACTCTCAGAAGCTGAAGAAAGAGAGCGTGCCTTCTCTGGGCGTAGTCGTTGGAATCAATTGCGATCAATGGGGGAGGCAAAGAGCTTACTGCAATATGTCTTTAATGTTGCTGCTGATGCCAG ATGCCAAGTAAAGGAGAAGGAAGTGGAGATCAAGGAAATGAAGGAACAAATGACAGAGCTGGTGGGCATTCTTCGACACAGTGAATCACGCAGAAGAGAAATGGAGAAGCAGCTCAAGCAAAGAGAACAGACAACTCCAATGGCCACTACACCTCCG AAAAGTGGAAATGGCACGACGAAGCACTCTGCTGATGACCCCAACACACCACTGTCCCCTGTCGCCGTTCCTGCACAGAAGCAGCTCAAGTATTCTGCTGGAATTGTAAATAGCCCCAGCAAAGGAGTTGCTGCGATAAAAAAAGAGCAACTTAAG ATGGTTCCAATTGCACAGTTGTCTGCGGGGAAGAGAGTTTCAATAGCAGGGCATTCAGGAAAGCTCTGGAGGTGGAAAAGAAGCCATCACCAGTGGCTGATGCAGTTCAAGTGGAAGTGGCAGAAGCCGTGGAAGTTGTCTGAGGTGATACGACACAGTGATGAAACAATCACGAGGATTAGGCCCAGACCTCCACTTCTTCCACATAAACCTCATAACTGA
- the LOC103632344 gene encoding kinesin-like protein KIN-4A isoform X2 produces MGTACKEGSHIGIIPRAMAALFDKIENLKTQVEFQLRVSFIEILKEEVRDLLDPTAGTVGKAENGNGHAKLSVPGKPPVQIREASNGVITLAGSTEVHVTTQKEMAACLEQGSLSRATGSTNMNNQSSRSHAIFTITLEQMRKIDPIMTADGMPIEEMNEDYLCAKLHLVDLAGSERAKRTGSDGLRFKEGVHINRGLLALGNVISALGDEKKRKEGAHVPYRDSKLTRLLQDSLGGNSKTVMIACISPADINAEETLNTLKYANRARNIQNKPIVNRNPIADEMKRMRQQIEYLQAELVSARGGATSDDVQGLRERISWLEQTNEDLCRELYDSRNRSQNDPCEPEIQRTLNGFTKSEGLKRSLQSTDPFDVPMADSVRGNPKDIEDEVAKEWEHTMLQDSMGKELNELNRQLERKESEMKMYGCDTVALKQHFGKKLMELEEEKKAVQQERDRLLAEVESLSADGQTHKLRDAQLQKLKSLEAQILDLKKKHENQIQILKEKQKSDEAAKKLQEEIHFIKAQKVQLQHKIKQEAEQFRQWKATREKELLQLRKEGRRNEYERHKLQALNQRQKLVLQRKTEEAAMATKRLKEILEARKSSARDSSAGSNGTSQGYNMGERSLQKWFDQELEVMVHVHEVRNEYEKQSQLRAALGEELAILKQEDIRAGGSSPQRGKNGNSRTNTLSPNARQARIASLESMVTISSNTLVAMASQLSEAEERERAFSGRSRWNQLRSMGEAKSLLQYVFNVAADARCQVKEKEVEIKEMKEQMTELVGILRHSESRRREMEKQLKQREQTTPMATTPPKSGNGTTKHSADDPNTPLSPVAVPAQKQLKYSAGIVNSPSKGVAAIKKEQLKMVPIAQLSAGKRVSIAGHSGKLWRWKRSHHQWLMQFKWKWQKPWKLSEVIRHSDETITRIRPRPPLLPHKPHN; encoded by the exons ATGGGCACTGCCTGCAAGGAGGGGTCGCATATCGGGATCATCCCACGAGCCATGGCTGCGCTGTTTGACAAAATTGAGAACCTGAAAACCCAAGTGGAGTTCCAGTTACGAGTATCGTTCATCGAG ATTCTGAAAGAAGAGGTGAGGGATCTACTTGACCCCACTGCTGGTACCGTGGGCAAAGCAGAGAATGGCAATGGCCACGCAAAACTGTCTGTGCCAGGGAAACCCCCTGTGCAGATCCGAGAGGCGTCGAATGGAGTCATAACGCTAGCTGGATCCACTGAGGTGCATGTCACCACTCAGAAGGAAATGGCCGCATGCCTCGAACAAGGTTCCCTCAGTCGCGCAACTGGAAGTACCAACATGAACAACCAGTCAAG TCGTTCCCATGCCATCTTCACAATCACATTGGAGCAGATGCGCAAAATAGACCCCATCATGACTGCAGATGGAATGCCTATTGAAGAGATGAATGAAGACTATCTCTGTGCCAAACTACACTTAGTAGATCTTGCTGGATCAGAACGGGCTAAGAGAACTGGTTCAGATGGCCTGCGCTTCAAGGAAG GTGTTCACATCAACCGAGGACTTCTCGCTCTCGGCAATGTCATAAGTGCTCTTGGAGatgagaaaaaaagaaaagaaggtgCTCACGTTCCTTATCGGGACAGCAAGCTCACCCGTCTTTTGCAG GACTCCCTAGGTGGAAATAGTAAGACTGTCATGATAG CTTGCATAAGTCCAGCAGATATTAATGCTGAAGAGACATTAAACACTTTGAAATATGCTAACCGGGCACGTAATATCCAAAACAAGCCGATT GTCAATAGAAATCCTATCGCTGATGAGATGAAAAGAATGCGCCAGCAGATTGAATACTTGCAGGCAGAGCTTGTTTCGGCTCGAGGAGGAGCCACATCAGATGATGTTCAG GGTCTCAGAGAGAGGATTTCATGGCTTGAACAAACGAATGAAGACCTCTGCAGGGAACTATATGATAGTCGCAACCGGTCTCAAAATGATCCATGTGAACCTGAAATACAA AGGACTTTAAACGGCTTTACCAAAAGCGAAGGGCTCAAAAGAAGCTTGCAAAGTACAGATCCATTTGATGTTCCAATGGCTGACTCAGTAAGAG GCAACCCTAAGGATATTGAAGATGAAGTAGCTAAAGAATGGGAACACACAATGCTGCAGGATAGCATGGGCAAGGAGTTGAATGAATTAAATCGACAACTTGAGCGAAAAGAG TCTGAGATGAAAATGTATGGATGTGATACTGTTGCACTTAAGCAGCACTTCGGAAAGAAACTTATGGAGcttgaagaagagaaaaaagCAGTACAG CAAGAGAGGGATAGATTGTTGGCTGAAGTTGAAAGCCTAAGTGCTGATGGCCAAACACATAAACTCCGAGATGCGCAGCTGCAGAAACTAAAATCCCTTGAAGCCCAG ATTCTAGACCTAAAGAAAAAGCACGAGAACCAAATTCAGATTTTGAAGGAAAAGCAGAAGAGTGATGAAGCTGCTAAGAAACTGCAAGAAGAAATTCATTTTATAAAAGCGCAAAAG GTTCAACTACAACACAAAATTAAACAGGAAGCAGAACAGTTCAGGCAATGGAAAGCTACCCGCGAGAAGGAACTTCTTCAG TTACGCAAGGAGGGACGGAGAAATGAGTATGAACGCCACAAGCTTCAGGCACTTAATCAGCGGCAGAAATTG GTTTTGCAAAGGAAGACCGAAGAGGCTGCTATGGCTACAAAAAGGCTGAAAGAGATATTAGAAGCTAGGAAATCTTCCGCCCGTGACAGTTCCG CTGGCAGCAATGGTACATCTCAAGGCTATAAT ATGGGTGAGAGATCGCTGCAAAAATGGTTTGATCAAGAGCTTGAAGTTATGGTGCATGTGCATGAAGTCCGAAATGAGTACGAAAAACAAAGCCAACT GCGTGCTGCGCTTGGTGAGGAGCTTGCCATTTTGAAACAAGAAGATATACGGGCTGGTGGATCTAGTCCCCAAAGAGGGAAGAATGGAAACTCTAG GACAAATACCTTGTCACCAAATGCAAGACAAGCTAGGATAGCATCACTTGAGAGCATGGTGACAATCTCTTCAAACACTCTTGTTGCAATGGCTTCTCAACTCTCAGAAGCTGAAGAAAGAGAGCGTGCCTTCTCTGGGCGTAGTCGTTGGAATCAATTGCGATCAATGGGGGAGGCAAAGAGCTTACTGCAATATGTCTTTAATGTTGCTGCTGATGCCAG ATGCCAAGTAAAGGAGAAGGAAGTGGAGATCAAGGAAATGAAGGAACAAATGACAGAGCTGGTGGGCATTCTTCGACACAGTGAATCACGCAGAAGAGAAATGGAGAAGCAGCTCAAGCAAAGAGAACAGACAACTCCAATGGCCACTACACCTCCG AAAAGTGGAAATGGCACGACGAAGCACTCTGCTGATGACCCCAACACACCACTGTCCCCTGTCGCCGTTCCTGCACAGAAGCAGCTCAAGTATTCTGCTGGAATTGTAAATAGCCCCAGCAAAGGAGTTGCTGCGATAAAAAAAGAGCAACTTAAG ATGGTTCCAATTGCACAGTTGTCTGCGGGGAAGAGAGTTTCAATAGCAGGGCATTCAGGAAAGCTCTGGAGGTGGAAAAGAAGCCATCACCAGTGGCTGATGCAGTTCAAGTGGAAGTGGCAGAAGCCGTGGAAGTTGTCTGAGGTGATACGACACAGTGATGAAACAATCACGAGGATTAGGCCCAGACCTCCACTTCTTCCACATAAACCTCATAACTGA